Below is a genomic region from Henckelia pumila isolate YLH828 chromosome 3, ASM3356847v2, whole genome shotgun sequence.
atcgctcgagattgagactagcatttgcgatgccgagtaccacgtttaattggtatggaacaaagagatgttcaaagcatgcaaatggatattcatatgatgaatgatcgaactaccctattcggactttccaagtggttatcacttatcgagtggataaagtccgcggttttggttgtacaccattagtccttattacttgaaacatcattgagactctatatgctagtactgtactttgactcgtttaccgactctattggggtcatcaggtgtcgggattgggtacagttacgacacatatagaagtcgatgctttgttgtcaaggattcaccacatacttgcgagtgtggatatcctatgcgatctgaggagatattagtgtgatgaatctctggccagagtacatgatgtgttttaggttacttggtgttcctagtaacacatgcgatgtcactaatagatctccaagatgttatgcatagttatcgaatctcaaacgactctcgatataccaatgattgttgattcgatcgggatatatggttgaagggaccgtactgtacgctaaccaaaatctactggttcttgtaggcactatcagtaatacctagggaatcatggggcgatgttgctaggcgctcttaccatgattcgatgggtaagtcggaaattgttgttccgagtcacaaggagttgtgtgcccacagctagctgtattcctgaaccattgagggttacacaagtaatggattactaaaaccccgtagagatagttaaatttaaagagttaaatttaattaaagagaagttggacttcttaactaaagggagtgagattttctaaaatgacatagggatgagcatttttggaaatcactgaattcggattaagaaaaattatcttgactctaaaagatgcagaaatggtttctgtgcacattggtgaaatcagtttatcaatcggagtcacgatgaattttatattaatttctataacaacaggcttggcttgttgggcttaagttatggattgtgggctttaaggagttagagtcctgatacaattataactaaaaattatctataaataaaggtgttgggtttgaaaatttgagacattgtatattgcaattttttgaaaatacactctagaattttcaaggggattttcgaaatcctctatccttttttggagaaaattcgacttgtgatttttgtgaaaaattacaaatcgaattaacagatcatatctgtttattctctacgtaaaacttctgattgatttctagtgcagtcaatcagagggtttctgtttttcgttcgtggacctaattccggagatagatcgtgactgtcatcggttttcgggatttacaagaagagcagattaaattctgttggagtccacgatcaagcctttgcttgaagagttaaaaatttaattgtgattttatttttacttgaacaaatttaatcgtaaaagtttttgatacccatatatggaatcgttccatataataaaataaaattttaaacttccgctgcaccgggtatcaattcttaattgatctgaaatcagttttccaacagtggtatcagagccaggttgctcagatcaaacgattaaattaatcgtttgtacaaaatttttaagcctcggttttttaaacaaaacgaaaatttaaaattgaattttaatgggcaaccaagggcagcgattggatcgctgcccagggaagcgctgggcgctgcccaagggcagcgagtcCATTGCTccccatgggcagcgacgggctgcccagcccgggcccctttttgggcaacccggaaaaattatttttaatttttaattaaaattttaatttttttaaattctagtttttgatccgatcgaaaattgttttttattggttcacgaggcatcggatcgaattgttcgagtccgaaaattttaaaattgatttttggataaatttgaatttttggaaaatttataaattttatccgttaaattaaattttataaaattatttattttggtacaattgatgataagatatgatcttatggatgataagataaaatatgattttatcttttaaattatgatgcctttgcatgtttatccaattatttaattattaaattaattaatgaataaaggatgatcgattgtcatgaccaatgttttaggtgtatgttaggtgatttacatttgtcttattgttgttggtgtttattaatgggcttggtttatagcccaatatgattgtcatatgtaataaaagtgggcctggtttatggcccgttcccacccctaaaaatgtatcccatatttgtaatcgaaatttattgtaaatttattagacttagtgggagacaaaaatttgaagaaatggtgggcccagcagacaatgaagaccgaagaaatgtaaattggaagcacaatgtaataggattgcattgcatacttgcatatcacctaggattggacttaaactcgtgattggcaaccacgggtcgattaattaatgggatcgatcatccttaaataatagatgatattattgatgtatgaatgtttagactaaattgtatgaatcccgcaagcatacataaattgcatgatgagacaaattttcaaaattaaaaatccctcatttaaaatatgatttaaaattgatatcaagattaataaaaagggaatttaaatattgtttaaatattcctaccttccatcaacgatcaatgtatggtGGGACCaggatatcaaggccaaatgctacatgcaggcttcgatgtctgatgagcttcaaaggagattcgaggataccgtgaatgctgctgacattcacaaaaacctcaaggaactctttggagctcagtcaaggtcggagaggtatgccaccgagCCACATGTGAGATGGGACTTCAGTCCGTGAGCATGGGttgcacatgattgggctcattgaaaagttggtaacactcgacttgactttggagcatgaacttagcgcggacttgtttcttctatcacttccttcatcgtttgacggttttgtgatgaacttcaatatgaacaagatagaggccacccttgaagatatggtcaatatgcttgtcacatatgaagccacactaaagaaggataaaccggtactcttggttggctcctcttctaactctaagaaaggaccaagtggaaagggtaagaaacattctgccccgcccaagaatattgtaccaaataagaagggaaagacCAAGGTTTCaaatgggataaaagatgaaaacgtttgccattactgcaagaaacccggtcattggaaacgtaactgcaaggaatacctcaaacagttgcgaactgcaaagggtatgttttacattgaaataaatgtttcgcttaatacttcttcttgtgtattggataccggatgtggatctcacatttgcaatgatttgcaggtgatgacaagaagtcgtaagctaaggatgggtgagacccagctaaggctcgggaatggttctagagtcgaagccaaagctataggagatatttatttagttttgcagaacaattttaagttatttttgagagatgctttatatgttccggatttggtcaaaaacattatatctatttctatgcttgatagagatggcttttcttgcaattttgtgaatgagatttgcaatatttacaagaatgaatgtttgattggaaatagacaacttgaaaacgatctatatagcttaaaattaaaagacgttccaattaattaagttgataaaccggtaacaacaattaaaaggaaaaacgatagtcaaaacccgccaaacctttggcatgctaggctaggtcataattcctcaaggaggatgaacaagctagtgggagagggcatgtttgatatgtctgatattaactctctacctacttgtgagtcctgccttaagggaaaaatgactaaatcttctttcaaagggaaacctgagcgtagttaaaatctgttggatttgatccatacagatgtttgcggtccatttaggtactaaatgtggcaacacctacttcattacctttaccgatgatcattctaggtatgggtatttatatttaatgaaatataagtctgaagcatttgaaaggttcaaagaattcaaggctgaagtagaaaacaaactaggtaaaagtattaaggaacttcgatcggatcgaggtggagaatacttaagtaccgagtttttggactatctaaaagagaatgggattctctctcagtggactcctccgatgacacctcagctaaatggtgtttcggagcgtcgcaatcgaacttttttggacatggtttgatccatgatgagtttcactgagctcccacctttgttttggggctacgcacttgaaacggcggtattgttgttaaacaacgtccacactaaagcagtagataaaacaccatacgagttatggaatggcaaagctcctaagtattcgtacttaaggatttggggatgtcctgcttacgtgaagcagacagtgggagataagttggatagtcgatccaccttatgttattttgtagggtatccaaagaattcaatcgaatattatttctatcatcctgctgaaacaaaagtgtttgtttcaaggaatgacaccttcttggagaaggagttcttattggataagaaaggaaaGATGAttgaactcgaagaaattcgagaagaacccgagatacaaaatagcgatcctacacctcaagaatcatcacaagacacgcctattactaggagatccgagaggacttctaggcctcctattagatatggtcttcttcttgaaggggatcaaagtgaacccgacattggatgtgatccaagaaacttcaaggaagcaatttctgatgcggattcgaatttatggcttgaagctatgcaatcggaaatagactcgatgcattctaaccaagtttggtctttagtagatcctcccgatggaattgttccagttgggtgcaaatggatctacaagagaaagctttgACCTGATGAAAAgatattgacctacaaggcacgattggtggcaaaaggttatactcaaagacaaggagttgactatgatgaaaccttttcaccagtcacaatgttcaagtccataagaatccttattgccatagcagcatggtatgactatgagatatagcaaatggatgtaaagactgcctttcttaatggaaacattaaggaagagatctatatgatgcagcctgagggatacacatccatgggaagcgagcataaggtatgcaagcttcagagatcaatctatggtctcaaacaagcatcaagaagttggaaccagaaatttgatgaaacgataaaggattttggttttatcaagaacccggaggaaccatgcgtgtacaagaaagtagttaagaatgcggtaacattcttagtactttatgttgatgacatcctactcatggggaatgatgtagggatgttgcagtcaacaaagatatggttatcaggtagattctcgatgaagggtttaggtgaggcatcctatattctaggaattcagatctatagagatagatctaaaagaatgataggactcactcaatcaacctacatcgacaccatattgaaaaggttttctatggatgagtccaagagaggacatctacctatgtgtcatggagtttttctatccaagtctatgtgtcccaagactgacgaagaaatagagaagatgacacacgtgccatatgcgtcagccataggtagtatcatgtatgggatgatatctaccagaccggatgtggcctatgctctgagcgtcacgagcagataccaagccaatcccggtcaaatgcattggaaagctgtgaaggatattcttaagtacttgcaaaggactaagaatttattcatggtttatggagggagagaattgaagttggaaggctataccgactctagcttccaatgtgacgtggatgactcgaaatcaacctctggatttgtattcgtgctcaatggcggtgctgtctcttggaagagttccaagcaggacaccacagcggattccaccattgaggcagaatacattgcagcatcagctgctgctaaagaggcggtttggataaggaaattcatccaagagttgggtgtaattcctgaagctgttggtccagtcccggtgtactgtgacaacacgggtgccgttgctcaggcaaaggaaccaaggtctcatcagaagtccaaacacgtactgaggaaataccacatcatccggaagatcatggaaagaggagacatcagtgtcgagagagtggcctctacagacaatatcgttgatccgcttactaagcccttgtcaggaccattgtttgacaaacatcacgaagcaatgggattacgtagtatgactagttggctttagggcaagtgggagattgaaagagtgggtgcccgattagccaacttgtggctaagggcttttatgactctatgtaaaacaatcttttgtttaatataatttacacttttataatggcattgactttatctttcttcatattgttatattatgatatactattattgttttgataaagaccttgaatatgctatagtgtatgtaagatgtggtagcacatggggatggctatcatgaaacacatcttatagtcactgtatattctaaacagttcctagtcaattgagccgtccgcaaataaggataaggatcgctcgagattgagactagcatttgcgatgccgagtaccacatttcattggtatggaacatagagatgttcaaagcatgcaaatggatattcatatgatgaatgatcgaactaccctattcggactttccaagtggttatcacttatcgagtggataaagtccgcggttttggttgtacaccattagtccttattacttgaaacatcattgagactctatatgctagtactgtactttgactcgtttaccgactctattggggtcatcaggtgtcgggattgggtacagttacgacacatataggagtcaatgctttgttgtcaaggattcaccacatacttgcgagtgtggatatcctatgcgatctgaggagatattagtgtgatgaatctctggccagagtacatgatgtgttttaggttacttggtgttcctagtaacacatgcgatgtcactaatagatctccaagatgttatgcatagttatcgaatctcaaacgactctcgatataccaatgattgttgattcgatcgggatatatggttgaagggaccgtactgtacgctaaccaaaatctactggttcttgtaggcactatcagtaatacctagggaatcatggggcgatgttgctaggcgctcttaccatgattcgatgggtaagtcggaaattgttgttccgagtcacaaggagttgtgtacccacagctagctgtattcctgaaccattgagggttacacaagtaatggattactaaaaccccgtagagatagttaaatttaaagagttaaatttaattaaagagaagttggacttcttaactaaagggagtgagattttctaaaatgacatagggatgagcatttttggaaatcactgaattcggattcagaaaaattatcttgactctaaaagatgcagaaatggtttctgtgcacattggtgaaatcagtttatcaatcggagtcacgatgaattttatattaatttctataacaacaggcttggcttgttgggcttaagttatggattgtgggctttaaggagttagagtcctgatacaattataactagaaattatctataaataaatgtgttgggttcgaaatttTGAGACATTGTATATTGCAGTTTTTCGAAAATacactctagaattttcaaggggattttcgaaatcctctatccctttttggagaaaattcgacttgtgatttttgtgaaaaattacaaatcgaattaacagatcatatctgtttattctctatgtaaaacttctgattgatttctagtgcagtcaatcagagggtttctgtttttcgttcgtggacctaattccggagatagatcgtgactgtcatcggtttccgggatttacaagaagagcagattaaattctgtttgagtccacgatcaagcctttgcttgacgaggtaaaaatttaattgtgattttaattttacttgaacaaatttaatcgtaaaagtttttgatacccatatatggaatcgttccatataataaaataaaattttaaacttccgctgcaccgggtatcaattcttaattgatctgaacacagttttccaacaaggcTGCCCGAAGAAGACTGCCTCCTTAAGTTTGTTCAACCCACTGATGGGCAGATTACTCTTTCTTTTGATGAAATAGATAATGTGAAGAGTCTTGGACCGTGCCTCATTGGGTGCATGGTTGGAAGAAAGCTAAAGGGTTATGTGGTTAAAGAAATTGTTCGGTAGTGGGGCTGTAAGGTAAGGTTTGAAACACATGAGAGTGGGTGGATTATGTTCTTTTTCTCTAATGAAGAAGATAAAAAGAGGATTCTAGAGGGTGGCCCTTATCTTGTATTTGGGAGGAATTTGTTCCTAAAAGAATTACCACCATGCTTCCTCTTCCGAGTTGAAGACATGCTAATGCTACCATCTTGGGTTCAAATTCATGGGCTGCCCGCTGATTGTTGGACGACCAAAGCTCTTAGCAAAATTGCTTCGGTCATCGGAAAGCCAATCCACACGGATGTCCTCACTATGTCCAAAGGCAAGAGCCTATTTGCTAGAGTGTTAGTGGAGATGGACTCCTCCTTGCCGAGAATATATGAGTATCCTCTCTTACTCCCTAATGGTATCATGACTAGTGTTAGATTTGTTTATGAGACGGAACCAAAGTATTGTGCCAAATGTAACTCCTTAGGACATAACATTGATCAATGTAGATGGGTTAGGGGGGTACAGGAGGACACCAGTCCTGAGGGTGAGGACCATAACAAGAAACAAAACGACGGTAAGAAACTTAAGCCCTGCAGCAGATCTAGGAAGCGTGGGCAGCGTAGTAGGAGTAGGCCCAGGGATGGTGGCCGTGGGGGTGGAGGTTGGCGTGGCGGCCCTTGGGGTAGAGGGCGTGGCCGTGGCATAGGAGGAGGTGGTCGTGGCATTGCTGGAGATGTATCTGGCAATGATCAAGAAGCTGTGGAAGGCTTGGGTGATAATGGTTTAGGTCCTGAGGTTAATCCACCCCTTGAGCAAGAGAATGATGCTCTAGACGATGAGGGCATTGTTTTTGAAATACCGGGAAACAATGGGGAAGAAAAGTTTACAGTGGAAGTCTTTGAAGGAGATGGGGACGAAGAGAGCTTTGAAACAGTTGTAAGTAAGAAAACCAAAAAGAAACTCAAATACCTTAAGAGGTTGCCGAAAGCTAGCAACTCCGGGGGATCTAGTTCTAGCCTGACTGAATATATTGAAGTGGATCCCAGAACTTGGCTCCCTAACATGACAGCAAAGTCTTTTCTACTAAATCAAGCACAAATCAGGGCCAGGCGACTTAAGGTCGTCTCTCGCCACCAATGAAGATTGCTAGTTGGAACATGAGGGGCTTCAATAAGCCTCTCAAACAAAGGCACGTTCAAGGAGTGTTGAAGAAATACAACTTGAGCGTCCTTGGGTTACTTGAAGTAAAAGTCAATGTTAATCTTATGGATAGAATGATTGATACTAAATTCACTGGTATGTCTTTCCTGCACAACTTTCATATGTGCACAAACAGTCGTATCCTTGTCATGTGGGATAGTAAGGACGTGATGCTGGATGTTCTTGGTATGTCGGACCAAGTTATTCATGTTTCAGTCGTGTGCCTTCATTCTTAGAGAGTCTTTTTAGCTTCATTCATCTATGGTAGGAATTCGGTGGTGGCCAGGAGGCCTCTTTGGGATTTTCTGATCAACCATGGGGAGAATATTTCCCTTCCCTGGATCCTGTTAGGGGACTTTAACTGTGTGAGATACCCTCATGAGAAGATGGGTGGCATTCCTATTGTCCCAAGAGATATGGCAGATCGGAGAAATTGTATCAATCGGTTGGAGCTCTCTGATGTGAATCATGTTGGTTGCTACTACACTTGGTTTAGCCTGGCTGTTTCTTCTAAGCTGGATTGAGTTATGGTCAACCATCATTGGAGTGAATCAAATTTGGATGTATTCGCTGACTTTGTGGCACCGGGTTGCTTCTCTTACCATACTTGTTGTGTGGTTTCCATCTTCAGGGATAGCACTCGTCGTGCCACGACTTTTAAATTCTTCAATATGTGGGCTACCCACCCGGATTTTCTACAGTTAGTCAGGAGCAACTGGTGGTTCAGTGGGGGTGGCACAGCGCAATTCCTCCTCAATAAAAAGCTACATGAGATGAAAAGAGTGCTGAAACAGCTTAATGAGCGTCATTTCAGTCACATCTCTAGTCGAGCAAAGAGTGCGAGTGAGGAGCTCGCAGAGGCCCAATCTAATGCCCTTAACACTGGAGTTATAGACAACTCAATTGTGGCTCTTAGGAGAAACGCGGAATTCCTTCTTGAAGCGAAGCACTTGTTTCTCTCCCAAAAGGccaaatgtgagtatctcaagAATAGTGACAGATGCTCCAAATTCTTCCATGGTATGATAAAAAGGAACATCAAGAGAAATAAGATTGTAGCCCTCAATCTCAGAGATGGTTCCACATCCATGGATAAAAATGAAATAGAGATACCCTAGATACTTCTATCGGTCTCTGTTGGGCTCGAGTATGGATAGAGATACCCTAGATACTTCCCGTGTTGCGCTTGGTCCGAAGGTGGAGGAGGCCAGCTGGGAGGGATTAATTAGAGATGTGAGTGTGGAGGAAGTCAAGAGTGCTCTGTTCAACATTGAGGATGACAAAGCTCCTAGCCCAGATGGTTTCGGGGCTGCTTTCTTTAAGAAGGCTTGGTCCATTGTTGACGGTGATGTTATTGCGGCTGTCTTGGAATTCTTTTGGAGTGGTAAGTTACTCAAACAGTGGAACCACGCTTCCATTGCGCTAGTGCCGAAGTCTGATCATGCCACTATAGTCAATGAATTCAGGCCAATATCGTGCTGTACAGTGTTCTATAAAATCATTGCAAAGATCCTGACTAATAGGCTAGTGGATGTGATTGAGCCATTGATTAGTCAAGCTCAAGCAGCATTTGTTCCAGGTAGGTCAATTGTGGAAAAAATTCACATGGCCCAAGAAATGCTGAAGCATTATGCTAGAAAGAGAGGTTATCCCCGTTGCATCTTAAAGATAGACCTCCAAAAAGCCTATGATACGGTTCACTGGGAATTTCTACAGGATACTCTGCTCTTCCTCAATTTTCCCCCTCGGTTTATTGATTGGATCATGGAGTGCGTGAGCTCTACCTCCTACTCCATTTCATTAGGTGGACAATTGTTTGGATTCTTCAAAGGGGCCAGAGGTCTTCGCCAGGGGGATCCTCTATCTCCATTCCTCTTTGTGTTGTGCATGGAAATGCTCTCTAGATCCCTTCTTCATGCTTCTACGCTGGCAAATTTCCAGTTTCACCCTAGGTGTGATCACTTTAACATCACCCACTTAGTATATGCTGATGAtttgctgattttgtcaaaggGTGATGTCCCAAGTGTAAAAATCATCCTGGATTGTGTTAGTAAGTTTGGGAAGATGGCTGGCCTCCGTGCTAATGCGATGAAATCCAACCTATTCATGGCAGCTGTCAAAGAACCAGCTTGCAGTGAAATCATTCGGTTAAGTGGGTACAAGATTGGATCGTTTCCTTTTAGGTACCTTGGTATTCCACTTGCCGCTTGCAGACTCAGGGAAGGAGATTATAGTGGCCTGGTTGATGGGATTGCAAAGAAAATAGCCTCTTGGCCCAGACATACTCTATCCTATGCAGGGAAACTTGAGTTACTTCGATCTGTGGTTCAAGGGGTTGAGTGTTACTGTCTCTCTGTTCTCCCTATCTCTTGTGGAGTCATTGACAAAATTGACAAAATATGCAGGAATTTTATGTGGACTAGCAAACATCCTCCGATCGCTTGGAGGAAAGTTTGCTCACCGGTGGAGGATGGGGGTCTGGGTCTTCGTGACTTGAGAATTTGGAATAAGACCCTATTAGCTAAAACACTCTGGGACATCCACAAAAAGAAAGACACACTCTAGGTGAAATGGATCAACCACTACTACTGGGATAACTTAGAGGACTGGAGAGCTCAAAAAGATGACAATATCCTCATCAAGAAATTAGTTGAGCTTAGAGATGAGCTTGCCGTTAGATTCAATGGTTGGACTAATGCAGCTTCACAATTGGATACTTGGTTTCAAAAGAGGGATGGACTCACACTTCTTTATAAGAGCTTCTTTGATGGTGAGGGGAGATGGCCTTGGAAGACAATTATCTGGAAACCATGCATCCTTCCTAAGCATAGAATTATTCTCTGGCTTGTTGCCTATGGCAAATGCCTCGCTAAGGACTGTCAACCGTACATCTAGGACCAATCTTGTGGGTTCTGTGGGGTCGTGAACGAAAATGCCCAGCATGTTTTCTTCGAGTGCACTGTCTCTCGGCAGCTTTGGGCTCGTTTTTGTGTTTGGTTGGGTATTCAATATCAAGTTTGTTCTATAATGGGTTTGTTAAGATTTATGCGCAGGTCTTACAGGGGCACTACTTTTCAGAAGCGGAGATGTCAGACTGGAGTAGCTGCAGTGTTTTACCATATCTGGGGTGCCCGTAATCGAGTGATCTTTGATGCGGAGCGGCCCCAAGTTGACGCTATCTTCAGGAAGTTTGTTATCCACATTCACCGAGCCTTGGGAGATACTTGATGTGCATGTGGACTTATATCTTGACTTCCCTCTTTGGTACTCCCCCTTATCTTGGGTACATTGAGGTTGTTACTTGCTTTGGTATATATTTAGTCCTGGGTATGCC
It encodes:
- the LOC140888006 gene encoding uncharacterized protein encodes the protein MKIASWNMRGFNKPLKQRHVQGVLKKYNLSVLGLLEVKVNVNLMDRMIDTKFTGMSFLHNFHMCTNSRILVMWDSKDVMLDVLASFIYGRNSVVARRPLWDFLINHGENISLPWILLGDFNCVRYPHEKMGGIPIVPRDMADRRNCINRLELSDVNHVGCYYTWFSLAVSSKLD